In the genome of Candidatus Zixiibacteriota bacterium, one region contains:
- a CDS encoding cytidine/deoxycytidylate deaminase family protein, which yields MNIDGRPSWDEYFMSIADLAATRSTCLRRQVGAVIVKDKRILATGYNGAPRGLMHCLDVGCLREKLNIPSGERHELCRAIHAEQNAVVQAATSGIDITNGVIYSTTFPCSLCSKIIINASLLRIICREGYPDDLSRRLLVESGIKVDLLNKSGAVQHLNLEVGE from the coding sequence ATGAACATTGACGGACGGCCATCATGGGACGAGTACTTCATGTCAATAGCAGATCTTGCTGCGACGCGGTCCACGTGTCTTCGCAGGCAGGTCGGCGCCGTTATAGTGAAGGACAAGCGCATTCTCGCGACCGGCTACAATGGTGCGCCAAGGGGGCTGATGCATTGTCTCGATGTAGGATGCCTGCGCGAAAAGCTGAACATTCCATCAGGTGAGAGACACGAGCTGTGCCGGGCAATCCACGCAGAGCAGAATGCCGTGGTGCAGGCGGCGACATCCGGGATTGACATAACCAACGGCGTGATTTACAGCACAACATTCCCCTGCAGCCTTTGCTCGAAGATCATCATCAATGCGAGCCTCTTGCGCATCATATGCAGAGAAGGATATCCCGATGACCTGTCTCGCAGGTTGCTCGTAGAGTCTGGAATAAAGGTTGATCTTCTCAACAAAAGCGGAGCAGTGCAGCACTTGAATTTGGAGGTTGGAGAATAG
- a CDS encoding DNA-binding protein has protein sequence MKFKKHESGYAVRLEKGEDVLVSLTRFANEVKLGSGSVIGIGVVCDVELGYFDPEANEYIKKNLDGEYELITFMGNFSVVDGERFVHAHVTVSDRDCRPYAGHLFSGVIGVTGEFTVTASDVVITRSPDPDTGLKFLDL, from the coding sequence ATGAAATTCAAGAAGCATGAGTCGGGATACGCCGTAAGGCTCGAAAAGGGCGAGGATGTTCTCGTATCGCTCACCAGGTTCGCAAACGAGGTCAAACTTGGATCGGGGTCAGTCATCGGCATCGGTGTTGTTTGTGATGTCGAGCTTGGATATTTCGATCCGGAGGCGAATGAGTACATCAAAAAGAACCTCGATGGTGAGTACGAGTTGATCACGTTTATGGGCAATTTCTCTGTCGTCGACGGCGAGCGATTCGTGCACGCCCATGTCACCGTATCCGACCGGGACTGCAGACCATACGCAGGGCACCTGTTCTCAGGTGTAATCGGAGTTACCGGCGAATTCACGGTAACCGCATCCGATGTTGTGATAACGCGTAGCCCTGACCCTGATACCGGCCTTAAGTTCCTGGATCTGTAA
- a CDS encoding SAM-dependent chlorinase/fluorinase — MSTSSVIALLTDFGSADSYVAEMKAAMLSVNPELKFIDISHSVPPGDIRQAAYYLWRSHRFFPAGTIFLSVVDPGVGSERRIVAIESGNYLFVAPDNGLLSMIVARNDYTAYEISNTQYMLVEGGSTFEGRDVMAPVSAYISLGVDIEAIGNAIDKIETFEVASPSCSDDKIAGEVLSIDNFGNAITNIPGDDLEAAGDQRFLRVLAGGKDIGSIHKTFDSVPTGETVAYIGSCGLLEIGINRGHFAKKSEITIGSTIEVVRHEH; from the coding sequence ATGTCAACTTCTTCAGTGATCGCTCTGCTGACCGATTTCGGATCAGCGGACAGTTATGTTGCGGAGATGAAAGCCGCTATGCTTTCAGTCAACCCTGAACTGAAATTCATAGACATCTCCCATAGTGTGCCGCCGGGTGATATCAGACAGGCTGCATATTACCTGTGGCGATCGCACAGATTCTTTCCTGCTGGCACGATATTTCTCTCGGTAGTCGATCCGGGTGTAGGAAGCGAACGAAGAATCGTTGCTATTGAGAGTGGGAATTACTTGTTCGTTGCTCCCGACAATGGTCTTCTGTCAATGATAGTTGCCCGAAATGACTATACTGCTTACGAAATCAGCAACACTCAATACATGCTCGTGGAGGGCGGCAGCACGTTTGAGGGTCGCGATGTCATGGCTCCAGTCTCCGCGTATATCTCGCTTGGCGTGGACATCGAGGCAATAGGAAATGCGATTGACAAGATCGAGACATTCGAAGTCGCTTCACCGTCGTGCTCCGATGACAAAATCGCAGGTGAGGTGCTTTCCATCGACAACTTCGGAAATGCCATCACAAATATCCCTGGCGATGATCTGGAAGCAGCCGGGGATCAGAGATTCCTACGGGTGTTGGCTGGTGGCAAGGATATCGGATCGATTCACAAGACATTCGACTCAGTGCCGACAGGCGAGACCGTTGCATATATCGGCAGTTGCGGACTACTAGAAATCGGTATCAACAGGGGACACTTTGCAAAGAAGTCTGAAATCACAATCGGCTCAACTATCGAGGTGGTGCGGCATGAACATTGA